Proteins encoded within one genomic window of Spirulina major PCC 6313:
- the cas3 gene encoding CRISPR-associated helicase Cas3', with protein MTNLEQQFQTLTGFQPRPFQAKTIAHLLKNTSVILRSPTGSGKTETAIAPFLIAQTGSHPFPRRLIYGVPLRTLAQSLCQRAEDLVDRWYAQQPPGRRRPVVTLQTGENPDDPRFEGDIIFCTIDQLLSSYLNIPYSVGRGSGNVNAGAILAAYVVFDEVHLLEPQRSLTTMIKLLQERGPDQPFLIMTATMTQTLITTLRQTIQPHDPGRIVSVEPTPAELVALTAGRSRTVAPLDSPLTAAQIWHDYQHQPCPRTLIICNTIALAQTLYQQLCDRQPVAAVTITLLHSRFLPGDRTAKAAHLETQFGPHPTQPHILIATQVIEVGLNISCERLYTQLAPINTLVQRFGRCARFAQETGQVWVFRQVAAEDVAPDPPSFAPYDRDRCEATWAILQAHHPDQPVDFPQELRWLEAVHQTEDHQAAQVRQQNAGEFERQFCQATQQGDRSVIPHLIRATDSRPLYSLHDQPLFFDDIAPTSLNPDEYHSFTLPIRTLHGLFAQAQATLTPQDWLFKAIERPRRSETYAQPSLIPIHSHDGLAQAAAIVINPRYVSYSDAIGLRIDLDGGAGYESPRRPAAPIRDDYTYRMDTYVAHLACLGRAWREPFAVPPVVYGSVRSAVLGLGGRVVQRFWLPRVDGAIAAEVFESLVYLAIWGHDLGKLQTSWQHVMRGWQTQAHQEFQGRSPRDHLLAHTDYDPQVPGQRQALRDYERRHKRPNHAVESAFLFAIAFSAAIAPRFSAQFGMTAATLQDLGQVVLLAIARHHSAWAQGWRLKDCPPGSSLQLHPRAQAAIARSWQIQEPFLPVWLRGAAPQLAAVYPRQPLPLAQFPLARSEFRLLYALVVRGLRLADSRSVQLF; from the coding sequence ATGACCAATCTTGAGCAACAGTTTCAGACCCTGACGGGATTTCAACCCCGGCCCTTTCAAGCCAAAACGATCGCACATCTCCTCAAAAATACCAGCGTCATCCTCCGATCGCCCACCGGATCGGGAAAAACGGAAACCGCGATCGCCCCGTTTTTAATCGCCCAAACCGGCTCGCATCCCTTTCCCCGTCGCTTAATTTATGGGGTTCCCCTCCGGACTTTGGCTCAAAGTCTTTGCCAACGGGCCGAAGACTTGGTGGATCGCTGGTATGCTCAGCAACCGCCCGGCCGTCGTCGCCCGGTGGTGACGCTGCAAACGGGGGAAAACCCCGATGATCCTCGCTTTGAGGGGGACATTATTTTTTGCACCATTGATCAACTGTTGAGCAGTTATCTGAATATTCCCTACAGCGTTGGGCGGGGCAGTGGCAATGTCAATGCTGGCGCGATTTTAGCCGCCTATGTGGTGTTTGATGAGGTGCATTTGCTTGAACCCCAGCGATCGCTCACCACAATGATCAAACTCTTACAAGAGCGCGGCCCCGATCAGCCATTTTTGATCATGACAGCGACCATGACCCAAACCCTAATCACGACCCTCCGCCAAACGATTCAGCCCCACGATCCGGGACGGATTGTCTCGGTGGAGCCGACCCCGGCGGAATTGGTGGCGTTAACGGCGGGGCGATCGCGCACCGTTGCCCCCCTAGATTCGCCCCTCACCGCCGCCCAAATTTGGCACGATTACCAGCATCAACCTTGCCCCCGCACGCTGATTATCTGCAACACGATCGCCCTCGCCCAAACCCTCTATCAACAGTTGTGCGATCGCCAACCCGTAGCGGCGGTGACAATTACCCTGCTCCATTCGCGGTTTTTACCGGGCGATCGCACCGCCAAAGCTGCCCACCTCGAAACCCAATTTGGCCCCCACCCCACCCAGCCCCACATCCTGATCGCCACTCAAGTGATCGAAGTGGGCCTCAATATCAGTTGTGAACGCCTCTACACCCAGCTTGCCCCGATCAATACCCTGGTGCAACGGTTCGGCCGCTGTGCGCGGTTTGCCCAGGAAACGGGCCAGGTGTGGGTGTTTCGGCAGGTGGCGGCGGAGGATGTGGCCCCTGACCCTCCCAGTTTTGCCCCCTACGATCGCGATCGCTGTGAAGCCACCTGGGCCATCCTCCAAGCCCATCACCCCGATCAACCCGTGGATTTTCCCCAGGAACTCCGCTGGTTAGAGGCGGTGCATCAAACCGAAGATCACCAAGCTGCCCAAGTGCGTCAACAGAATGCCGGTGAGTTTGAGCGGCAATTTTGCCAAGCCACCCAGCAGGGCGATCGCAGCGTCATCCCCCACCTGATCCGTGCCACCGATAGCCGCCCCCTCTACAGTCTCCACGATCAACCCCTCTTTTTTGACGACATCGCTCCCACCTCCCTTAACCCCGACGAATACCACTCCTTTACCCTGCCGATCCGCACCTTGCACGGCCTCTTTGCCCAGGCCCAAGCCACCCTCACGCCCCAGGACTGGCTATTTAAGGCCATTGAACGCCCCCGTCGTTCGGAAACCTACGCCCAGCCGAGTTTAATCCCGATTCACTCCCATGACGGCCTCGCTCAGGCGGCGGCGATCGTGATTAATCCCCGCTATGTCAGTTACAGCGATGCGATCGGCCTGCGTATTGATCTCGACGGCGGCGCGGGCTACGAATCCCCCCGCCGCCCCGCTGCCCCCATCCGTGATGACTACACCTACCGGATGGATACCTATGTGGCCCATCTGGCCTGTCTAGGGCGGGCATGGCGGGAGCCGTTTGCTGTGCCGCCGGTGGTGTATGGTTCGGTGCGATCGGCGGTGTTGGGGTTGGGGGGACGGGTGGTGCAGCGGTTTTGGTTGCCGAGGGTGGATGGGGCGATCGCGGCTGAGGTGTTTGAAAGTTTGGTGTATCTGGCGATTTGGGGCCATGATTTGGGCAAGTTACAAACAAGCTGGCAGCACGTGATGCGAGGTTGGCAAACCCAAGCCCATCAAGAGTTTCAGGGGCGATCGCCCCGCGATCATCTTTTGGCCCACACGGATTATGATCCCCAGGTTCCGGGTCAACGGCAGGCGCTGCGGGACTATGAACGCCGTCACAAGCGGCCTAATCATGCGGTGGAAAGTGCGTTTTTGTTTGCGATCGCGTTTTCGGCGGCGATCGCGCCCCGGTTTTCGGCTCAGTTCGGGATGACTGCCGCGACGCTACAGGATTTGGGTCAGGTGGTGTTGTTGGCGATCGCGCGTCATCATTCGGCCTGGGCCCAAGGATGGCGGTTAAAGGATTGCCCGCCGGGGTCGTCGTTACAACTCCACCCCAGGGCACAGGCTGCGATCGCGCGTAGTTGGCAGATTCAAGAACCATTTCTCCCGGTGTGGTTGCGGGGTGCTGCCCCCCAATTGGCCGCAGTGTATCCCCGGCAGCCGTTGCCGTTGGCTCAATTCCCGTTGGCGCGATCGGAGTTTCGTCTCCTGTACGCTTTGGTGGTGCGGGGGTTACGGCTTGCGGATTCGCGATCGGTTCAGCTTTTTTAA
- a CDS encoding fibronectin type III domain-containing protein yields the protein MLKFTPALILTLTLFAPTSSLAQPLAPAAQFQIQATEPECPPDLAGCPVRGDYFTWLNKPIPYVLSPRRSNILTTQPVLRWRPVEGATHYTVILEGPGISWQVDEITATEIQYTGDVPLEPGQSYQFFVEAETGAVSWDEPAHSGGMGFTVVTGDEQAAIATAMADLNQAIADPRTRQQQQADLYIEQGFITAGIALLEDLWQHDPSPELAVRLGNLYFGWLLLVEPSETYYRAALESTEAAPTLARAVALAQLGHLAVVKQDDEGAIVSWQQAQTVYRALGEMQAATDLEENIQWVSARNTTNR from the coding sequence ATGTTGAAATTTACCCCTGCTCTGATTCTCACCCTTACCCTCTTCGCTCCCACATCAAGCCTCGCGCAGCCCCTCGCTCCCGCCGCACAATTCCAAATCCAAGCCACCGAACCCGAATGCCCCCCAGATCTGGCCGGTTGTCCTGTGCGCGGCGACTATTTCACCTGGCTGAACAAACCGATTCCCTACGTCCTCAGTCCCCGCCGGAGTAACATCCTCACAACTCAGCCCGTCCTGCGGTGGCGACCTGTCGAGGGCGCAACCCATTACACCGTGATTCTCGAAGGGCCGGGGATTAGTTGGCAAGTGGACGAGATTACCGCGACTGAGATTCAATACACTGGCGACGTACCCTTAGAACCCGGTCAGTCCTATCAGTTTTTTGTTGAAGCAGAGACCGGAGCCGTTTCCTGGGATGAACCGGCCCACTCTGGCGGTATGGGGTTTACCGTTGTGACCGGGGATGAGCAGGCGGCGATCGCGACTGCAATGGCTGACCTGAATCAGGCGATCGCCGATCCCCGAACCCGACAACAGCAACAAGCCGATCTCTACATTGAGCAGGGATTCATCACCGCCGGTATCGCCCTCCTCGAAGACCTTTGGCAACACGACCCCAGCCCAGAATTAGCGGTGCGTTTAGGCAATCTCTACTTTGGGTGGTTATTACTTGTCGAACCCAGCGAAACCTACTACCGAGCAGCATTAGAATCCACCGAGGCCGCGCCTACTCTGGCCAGGGCGGTGGCGTTGGCGCAATTGGGGCATCTGGCGGTCGTGAAACAGGATGACGAGGGCGCGATCGTCTCCTGGCAACAGGCCCAAACCGTCTACCGGGCCTTGGGTGAGATGCAGGCCGCCACAGACCTTGAGGAAAATATTCAATGGGTCAGCGCCCGCAACACGACAAATCGTTAA
- a CDS encoding CHAT domain-containing tetratricopeptide repeat protein produces MTGFISHHPDKQVFLRLNGSLRAAVMAVELEILEGGDRNRTSGIVAATIPVPPQLASQVQHHWETNYRHYCKGGRAIVMKDINFTRPTRQTCDDSAQALSTLFNSWLHGPEFRDLRETLIDRLDKNDQIQFLIQSDDLGVQQLPWPAWDLFRRYPNASIDTTSPQAKPITSPPHIAPRLRILGIVGASDRLDTASDRALLEALPPTLVEVQVLHQPRLYELTDQLWEQAWDMIVFAGHGDTDAAGQGFLALNDDGELLRFNEIWYGLRKAVRSGLQLALFNSCFGLGLLAQNLQDDAQIPHMIVMRDLVPDAIAQAFLNYFLQDFVAGEPIPVAANRARERLQALEPQYPCATWLPVIWQNPYALPLGLGVNQNAGKHGSNQTMKDQRAIAPPTLRSHWPQSILITCGLLGAGLLIFVGGRSSVAQWLNDQGVQASRQDHLLTAQRYFEIARRLDPRYPQPRYNLGFLYDQRWGRREEAIAHYEAAAYLDHPAAIAEYIRFKLLNGDTDYGPMLTLIKRCLDRAEYPSIRVSCLKNKGWIRVRQQRWTWAETELTAAIALLDQSAHTHCLLAQTLEAQGQTAQALPHWQKTLELGREEIDEHDRCLGIAATRLLTFNQDASPPYLHTPSPD; encoded by the coding sequence ATGACTGGCTTCATTTCCCATCATCCGGATAAACAAGTGTTCCTCAGGCTGAATGGCAGCTTGCGGGCAGCGGTGATGGCGGTGGAACTGGAGATTCTGGAGGGGGGCGATCGCAATCGCACCTCTGGCATTGTCGCCGCCACGATTCCCGTACCGCCACAGCTTGCGTCGCAAGTGCAGCACCATTGGGAAACGAACTATCGCCACTATTGCAAGGGCGGACGAGCGATCGTCATGAAAGACATCAACTTCACCCGCCCCACCCGCCAAACCTGCGATGATTCTGCCCAAGCCCTCAGTACCCTGTTTAACAGTTGGCTGCACGGCCCCGAATTTCGAGATCTGCGCGAAACCTTGATCGATCGCCTCGACAAAAACGACCAGATCCAATTCCTGATTCAAAGCGATGATCTCGGCGTGCAGCAATTGCCCTGGCCCGCTTGGGATCTTTTTCGCCGCTATCCCAACGCCTCGATTGACACCACCAGCCCCCAGGCCAAACCCATCACCTCGCCCCCACACATCGCCCCACGGCTGCGCATTCTCGGTATCGTCGGCGCGAGCGATCGCCTCGATACCGCATCCGATCGCGCCCTGCTCGAAGCGTTACCCCCCACCCTCGTCGAGGTGCAGGTACTCCATCAGCCCCGCCTCTACGAACTCACGGATCAACTGTGGGAACAGGCCTGGGACATGATTGTGTTTGCGGGGCATGGGGATACCGACGCGGCGGGGCAAGGGTTTCTAGCGTTAAATGATGATGGCGAATTGCTGCGATTTAATGAGATTTGGTATGGGCTGCGGAAGGCGGTGCGCAGTGGGTTACAGTTGGCCCTGTTTAATTCCTGTTTCGGCTTAGGGCTGCTGGCCCAAAATCTTCAGGATGATGCCCAAATCCCTCACATGATCGTGATGCGGGATCTGGTTCCTGATGCGATCGCTCAAGCCTTTTTAAACTATTTCCTTCAAGATTTCGTGGCCGGTGAACCGATTCCCGTGGCGGCGAACCGAGCGCGGGAACGCCTCCAAGCCCTTGAACCCCAATACCCCTGTGCGACGTGGTTGCCGGTCATTTGGCAAAATCCCTATGCGTTGCCGTTGGGATTGGGGGTCAATCAGAACGCCGGGAAGCATGGATCAAATCAGACCATGAAGGATCAGCGAGCGATCGCGCCTCCCACCCTGCGATCGCATTGGCCCCAATCCATCCTGATCACCTGTGGCCTCTTGGGTGCAGGACTGCTGATTTTTGTCGGGGGGCGCAGTTCCGTGGCGCAGTGGCTGAATGATCAAGGGGTGCAGGCCAGTCGCCAGGATCACCTCCTCACCGCCCAACGCTATTTTGAAATCGCCCGCCGTCTCGATCCGCGCTATCCGCAACCCCGCTATAATTTGGGCTTTCTTTACGATCAACGCTGGGGCCGCCGGGAGGAGGCGATCGCCCATTACGAAGCAGCGGCCTATCTCGACCATCCGGCGGCGATCGCTGAATATATCCGCTTTAAACTGCTCAATGGTGATACCGACTACGGCCCTATGCTCACCCTGATCAAACGCTGCCTAGACCGCGCCGAGTATCCCAGCATTCGGGTCAGTTGTCTCAAAAATAAAGGCTGGATTCGCGTTCGTCAGCAGCGCTGGACGTGGGCCGAGACAGAGTTAACGGCGGCGATCGCCCTGCTCGACCAGTCTGCCCATACCCATTGTCTCCTCGCCCAAACCCTCGAAGCCCAAGGCCAAACCGCCCAAGCTCTCCCCCATTGGCAAAAAACCTTAGAACTCGGTCGAGAAGAAATCGACGAACACGATCGCTGTCTCGGTATCGCCGCAACTCGCTTGCTCACGTTCAATCAGGATGCATCGCCCCCCTATCTACACACCCCAAGCCCTGACTAA
- a CDS encoding DUF1822 family protein encodes MNLPNYSQSMMLEAPLPALELGIPPIAHQTALGFAAPHRGDRKRQQIYCNTLAVWMVNQHLNGFGIATDLPGSRAWQPTARALQDVADLYIPGFGHLACRPVLAGETQCYLPTTDQVGCVVVQLDAEFQVATLLGYCAVEPDSVMDVPLTALQDLTVLYDQLPTLETAGPRGAAAIHSLTDWLQGEIATTWEAIDRILTVPKPAFAMRSRSHAVERGKVFALDEGADPVALVVWVEQDPNAELDVAVELWPINPEHRLPPEVQLMLLDPDAEQLMAQAQGGGSERLQFRFTGEPGDRFDVKITHKTRILVESFVI; translated from the coding sequence ATGAACCTACCCAACTATTCCCAAAGCATGATGCTAGAGGCCCCACTCCCTGCCCTGGAACTCGGTATTCCCCCCATCGCCCATCAAACGGCTTTAGGCTTCGCCGCGCCCCATCGCGGCGATCGCAAACGTCAACAGATTTATTGCAATACCTTGGCGGTGTGGATGGTGAATCAACATCTCAACGGTTTCGGCATTGCCACCGATCTGCCGGGAAGTCGGGCGTGGCAACCCACAGCCCGCGCCCTTCAGGATGTGGCGGATCTGTATATTCCGGGGTTTGGTCATTTGGCCTGTCGTCCGGTGTTGGCGGGGGAAACCCAGTGTTATCTGCCGACGACGGATCAGGTGGGCTGTGTGGTGGTGCAGTTGGATGCTGAGTTTCAGGTGGCGACGTTGCTGGGTTACTGTGCGGTGGAGCCGGACAGTGTGATGGATGTGCCGTTGACGGCCTTGCAGGATCTAACGGTGCTTTATGACCAATTGCCGACGCTGGAGACGGCGGGCCCAAGGGGGGCGGCGGCGATTCATTCCCTGACGGATTGGCTCCAGGGGGAGATCGCGACGACGTGGGAGGCGATCGATCGCATCCTGACTGTGCCGAAACCGGCTTTTGCGATGCGATCGCGCTCTCATGCGGTGGAACGGGGCAAGGTGTTCGCCCTCGATGAAGGGGCCGACCCGGTGGCGTTGGTGGTGTGGGTGGAACAAGACCCCAATGCGGAATTGGATGTGGCGGTGGAACTCTGGCCGATTAACCCGGAACATCGCCTGCCGCCGGAGGTGCAATTGATGCTGCTTGATCCCGATGCGGAACAGTTGATGGCTCAGGCCCAAGGCGGCGGCAGTGAGCGGCTCCAGTTTCGGTTTACGGGTGAACCGGGCGATCGCTTTGATGTGAAAATCACCCATAAAACCCGCATCCTCGTAGAATCGTTTGTGATCTAG